A genomic region of Alistipes megaguti contains the following coding sequences:
- a CDS encoding ABC transporter ATP-binding protein → MDGNEKREVIRLEQIRRNFQVGDETVHALRGVSFTIREGEFVTIMGTSGSGKSTLLNTLGCLDTPTSGEYYLDGVSVRTMDKNQRATLRNRKIGFVFQNYNLLPKTTAIENVELPLMYNPQCKADERRRRAIAALEAVGLGDRLLHKSNQMSGGQMQRVAIARALVNNPAVILADEATGNLDTRTSFEVLVLFQQLHAEGRTIIFVTHNPEIAQYSSRNITLRDGHITGDTRNEHILSAAEALARLPKQEDY, encoded by the coding sequence ATGGACGGGAATGAGAAGCGGGAGGTGATCCGGCTGGAGCAGATCCGGCGCAATTTCCAGGTGGGCGACGAGACGGTCCACGCCCTGCGCGGCGTGTCGTTCACGATCCGCGAGGGGGAGTTCGTGACGATCATGGGCACCTCGGGATCGGGCAAGTCGACGCTGCTCAATACGCTGGGATGCCTCGACACGCCGACCTCGGGCGAATACTACCTCGACGGGGTGTCGGTGCGCACGATGGACAAGAACCAGCGGGCGACGCTGCGCAACCGCAAGATCGGCTTCGTCTTCCAGAACTACAACCTGCTGCCGAAGACGACGGCCATCGAGAACGTCGAACTGCCGCTGATGTACAATCCGCAGTGCAAGGCCGACGAACGGCGGCGACGGGCCATCGCGGCGCTGGAGGCCGTGGGGCTGGGCGACCGGCTCCTGCACAAAAGCAACCAGATGTCGGGCGGACAGATGCAGCGTGTGGCCATCGCACGGGCGCTGGTCAACAACCCGGCGGTGATCCTGGCGGACGAAGCCACCGGAAACCTCGATACACGGACGAGTTTCGAGGTGCTGGTACTCTTCCAGCAGCTCCACGCCGAGGGACGCACGATCATCTTCGTGACACACAACCCCGAGATTGCACAATACAGCAGCCGCAACATCACACTGCGTGACGGCCATATCACCGGCGACACCCGCAACGAACACATCTTGAGTGCGGCCGAGGCGCTGGCCCGGCTGCCGAAACAGGAGGATTATTAG